Sequence from the Nilaparvata lugens isolate BPH chromosome 10, ASM1435652v1, whole genome shotgun sequence genome:
CACtatttttttccttcaaatttatttcaataatgcCAGATGCTATACAGTACTAAACTCTAGGTTAGATGAGCATTATTTGCTcttgaaaaacattttatatGACTTAATGAGAATTAAAGATTGAACTCTTTCCTGAAATAGATTACTGTACAACCACGAAAAGGTCATAATTTAATTGATCTCCATTTTGCATATGCCTATTTATTCTACTAGGTACATAGGCTATAGGCCTCTAGttattgatttgataaatttcGATATGAGTCAAAACTTTCATTGTTATCTCAgaaatatatatagaatatttttctattttaccaacattttttgttgaattttcaGGATGATTTTGACGTTTCTCAAATCAACTCTTGGAAAGTTGATTGATATCGATAGAAGAACCGATGAACCACCTTCTCCCATGGGACTGCCTGTGGTTGGCACTCTTTTCTCTCTGATTGCTGCTGGCGGCGGCGAGTACTTGCATTTGTACATTGACAAACGCCACACACAGTtgggaaaaatattcaaagaggCTATAGGACCCGTTGATGCTGTATTCGTGTCCGATCCAAAACTTATCAAGACAATCTATTCACTTGAAGGAAAGCACCCGAAACATTTCCTGCCAGAGCCTTGGGTCTTGTACAATGAGAAATATGGCAGTAAAAGAGGACTTTATTTCATGTAAGTGACCTAATTATTCTGTGTTTaatcatttaatttatttttatcttccaaaattgaactttttctaaattattcactCAAATCTTTTGCTTCTGGTTTTGTCGAAGGCCACATGAAACACCAACCATCAATGGAAACAACGTACCTACATTACGGTAGTAATGTTTATTATTGTGGTGATactataatattacatcatGCATAGATTAGTGCTGTACATTTGAAGCAAAATGTCACGTTTTATTATATAGTTTATACaatagtttattatattatattattacttttcGATTTTAATTAGCTGATTTCATTCTGATGAATAACCAGTCACACATTTTTGGAGTGACCTATCATTTTACTACAATGATGGATTTAATGGGCTGCTTGGAAATACTTATATCTTCAAGAAATGAAAAGCAGTTTCAAATTATCTCCCAGGCATGGTAAAGATAGCCATATACTGTTAGTAAATTCGTAAGAGAATAGTGTTACATTGTTCACTTGTTTGCAGGGATGATGAAGAATGGAGATTGCATAGGAGAATTTTGAACGAGTCTCTATTGCGATCTGATCCGAATGCGGGCTTGGAAGATGTCCATGAccatattttgtcaaaatttatCAACGACTGGCAAAAGCACATCAACAATGAGTTTACGGTTGACGAACACTGCTTCTACAAACTATCTATATCATGTAAGTTTCATCATAAAATAAATGATCTGACCTACAATAATatgtttttcctccacctactggctaaagtacttactttactccctgaaacataatactaaagtgtcactttttcgctctcggtagtaaaaaacagaaaaactccctagggagtaaaagtgactccatttaaataacatgggaagcatctctattttaaaaacttacattataataggttagaaggtctaagctcagataagaaagcataaagaggtgtctgtcattgagtcaactgaattcaataccacaaccataaatttgatcaactcatgaaatatatgtttgaatgatattatattcttaatattagtagacgataaaaatttatacaatttttaaaatatcttattctattcaaaataccagccaacaaatatttttgatctgcaattcaaatctgaaccgcgtcatctggagtcagccatttttggtagacacccagctgatataattgttgcAACTTTtgctagatagcgcaatcggcagtgccaatcagacggccaGTTTTTAGgctttagattttaggttatgttgttaggaaacattgtcacctatacgtaagttattaaaatgattttatttgcagtttctataaaaaaatgtagatggaggaaaaatgttgtgtacatcacgagtgaaaaatactttttctccatcaggaaaattgttgccctcggcttcgcctcgggcttcaaacttttccctcagggagaaaaagtcgtacttttcactctagatatacaaataactatttatgtGTGGTTCCACTACAGAAATACGGTAGCCTAATTTGACTTTATGAAGACTTTTAGACTTTAGTGGAGACTTTATGAACCGTTCTAACCTGCCACCTGACATTTCATTTAATCTATTAtcccattaaaaaaaaaaacttcaataaataaatttatccaTATTTGAATGTGAAAGACGTGCCTAACTGGGCACAACTTCACTGTAGCTAGACCCCAGACAATACAGTACATAAGCAGCCCTTCACGTGCATTTATAACAGtatgaaatttttaaaattttacaaaaatatcaaacgctaaataataaatattatcccATTCATTGAGCATCATGAATCGtctagaattattgaaaaattttcacaGGTAATCGTGACGAATTTGAGAAGGTTTATGGATTTTGTTCCAATTTCtattataactagtagttctgtgaacagtagacctcacgtagtattctcatccacatatacctgattgaaactatagaccttatggaaatacagcaatagactggcttctccacacatctgtgtaatcacttgtcagctgatttatgatgaataattctatagtctgatttttactctgatattggcgtatgaaggaggctccttttcccttttatattatccttgaaatgtaaaatttccaaaaaccttgtatatacgtcgacgcgcgattaataaaggaacatacctgtaaaatttcatgaaaatcgattaccgcgtttcgccgtaaatgcgcaacatataaacatttaaacattaagagaaattccaaaccgtcgacttgaatcttagacctcacttcgttcggtcaataaatgcAATTTGTTCACTAAaacattaactgttcatttttggaATATGAGCTACATTGAAAGAATTTTAGTTATGGATGTTTGCTATCTATTGATTTGAATGTTAAatattttgcaaatagattcaAGGCCCCCTCATTTAACTGAATTTTGATATCTGGATCGAATTGTTTGTTTTCTAGTTTTTGTTGCGTCGATGATGGGATCGACGTATCTAGACTATGAAAAATTGTTCCAAGAAGACATTGAGGAGCTTGCGTCATTCATCCATCTCATTTTTGTTGAAAGCTGTAATCTGCAATTGCTGCCTGCTAAGTTGTCGGCATTCTTGAATTTACCGGCTTGGAGAAGATTCGTCGATTATGTCAAGTCGGCACTTGATTTAGGTTTGTTGCTTATGAGTTTCTTGTTATTTTACTCGAATATggtattttccaattattttcgaGCAGCTCTGTACCAACATCCCCACTATATAATTATTAGGGCGAGACCACATtgggcgttttcagacgagtcggcagagcaggaagctctccgattggcggATTGTCAGCTGATTTCTGAACGTCTCGCCCTTAGATATTCATTGAAAGTAAgcacattgataaaaataagaatcaGGTCAGAATCTAATCTGAATTTTGCTTCAGATTTTCACTGTTGTTCCAAATATATGGAGTTATTCAGACTAAGGCAGACTACGTGTGACATAATCTGTTGCCTAATTGGCTACCTCAGGACGAATTTAAGAGTGGGCAGACGTCTATGCGATATTAGCTTGAAGGTTTTTAACCTTGACTATAATATAGTAATTACATTTTCAAAGTCGTCACTCGGTGGTTACTGAAAAGTTTATGAAAACTTCAATTTCACTCTTAGGATTGAAAGATATTCGTATAATAAAATACTAAATCAGagaatatagattttcactatGTAACATAGGTATTATTGGTTACATTTATCAGTACCACAGAATATATCATTCGACTTTTGACATAccaatatttttgaatacaattattcttatttctaATACATATTGGTTCACAGGCAAAGTTTTGACAGAGACGATGATGGAGAAGTGTGatgagaatagttttctcgCAAAACTGATGAATGAGGACATCCCAAAAGATAATGTTGTCAGAGTCGTAGTCGATCTGATTCTTGGAGGAAGTGACACGGTTAGTAATAGCTCATTTAAATTTacttagtccaggcgctggcttacattgagcatgcatgagagaggcagagaatttgacttcggattattgttggggggtctttagtgtatatgaaactcgatgtcgtcacgtcccagggtggtcgagagattgggggggaggggggtaagttgtaaaaaacgcgcgcttatataATCGCCTCTCCTGCGGCAACCATTCATATTACAGCTTTGACcctttttctaatattatctaaTTATAACAAGCTTTCAAAATGGTCCTCTTCATTTTTACGATagaccgcatagtttttccgtaaaaaaataaaatatctcaaaaaatgtattttttgagtatagatttttttttattttccgaaTATTTCAGTCGTTAGCCGACTGAGAGGAAAAAGttctcaataaacgttgtaggacgtttctttctgaatccaatgatgtatatagtttgggggttacgaccATAGATGCGGCTGTGGGAGGGGGATTAGTAGCACTGTTACACTGCAGCGCGGGCCACCCCTATGACCAGTGCGCGTAGCGGCCTacctatcgcatcgctcctattAGTCTATGCatccaaattatgtatttcaggaacgttatattatgtatttttggtcgctgaacacgatttttcaactctgaaGCCTCAATAATCAATGGTTCTCatcatatttcataaattatgGTCAATATATGCAATATAATAATCGATTCGAGTTAATAtagattgaaaagaaaaatgaaatatatacaATGAAATTGGATTCTTaaacagtaatattataatgatcttTTACtcacttttgattgattcatccactGGGTATTCTCGTTCAATCCGTTCTAACAGGAACTAGTTgaatgtattcctgcacgtagaTCCATAGCAACTGCAGTAAATACATCATGCCACTCCCTTGCTGCTGCATTGGCATCCTTTAAAGCACTTTTTGCATTTGCAAGGTGGTATCAAGTTTTCTGGCATTGCCTGTTTTGTCGTCAATAATGGAAGAATAAAACCGGAATCATCTTTGTAATAACCGTAATCTTCCATATTCAATTCCTTCACATTACCGTCTAAAGTTGAGGAACGAATTTCATGACATTCTGGCATGTTAAACTTTGTTCCATCACATCGGTAAGATGTATTGAAGACAAGAGAGTAGGCTCACGTTGCACAGAGTTTATTTCACAATTCTTTGTTTGATAGAGAACCATAGCTGTTACATGTGTTGTGCTTTTACCGTCCAAAGTTTCTTCACAAAAGTCATCATTTTCAATCGCCCCATGCACAAACGATTCCTTGTCTTTTAGAATATTCGATGGAATAGGAACATCGCCACTAACATTATTCATCAAATTAGACTTAGAAATGTTATCAATATTAGAAAGTTGTTTGTAGCTAATACAGTGGCCTAGTCTGTTCAAGAGTGTGATCAAGAGTTTAGATCTTGTTAAATGATGTATACTTTCTGCTAGGGCAACATGTTTAGGAGTGAATTCACCATTATTGACAATATGAAATACATCCATGAAGACACTCTTGAATTTCTTAAGAGTTTGATCCGATACATTCCGTCCAGACCTAACAAGTTTTATAAGGAAAGTTTCCCAGGTCTGAGGTAGATGGAAATTTTCAAGTTCTTGTTTCACAGCTACTTCATCACAAACAAAATCTTTCATATTGAACGAAAAATCTTTAATTTCTTGTCTTAGTTGGTCGATGAAATTGTTAACTGTATCATTTTTAGCTGATCCAAGTTGATCTACAATATCTTCCACCGGTACAgcaattttgaatattagtaCAGGTTTTGACTGATCTTTGGGGTGTGAGAATAGAATCTTATCTCCATAGTGTTCGATTAGGAGTTTCTTCATCAATCGGTTATCAACGCTGATGTTATTAATATCTCCATGTATTTCCTTTAGTCGGGAAGATAAGAATGATAAAGAAACACATTGATATTCCAGTTTTGGGTCAACTTCGCATATCAAATCGTTAAATGCTCGCGAAATTAACGGATTTACAGGTAGTTCTTGTGAGTCGAGATTCTGCTTTGAGTGTATTCTAAAATATTCCTTTTTGCAAATATCATGATATAGCACGTCAGCAGCAAATACATCATTTACTGAGGAGCATGTACTTAATCGGGTGAAAATAGAATCTTGTTGAAACTTACAAACATCAAGAAGATTTTGAGCCAAGCCTACTTCAGAAATTCTATATAAGGTGGAAACCTTTTTTTTAGTGGACTGTTGACAAAAAATACATTTAGTGAAGTCTGTTTTTGGTAGTGCACTTCTAGTTGTAGGACGTTCTTCACAGGTTCTCGTACCTGTTGCAACATCTTCAGCAACAACATTGATTGGTTCTTCGGTGGAATTATGCACCCTCGAAACATATCTTATCACATTAATTTTACTAGTATAACTACTGTAACATGCTCTATGCCATTTAAGAGAATATAGTTCGTTATTTACAATAGACGGGTTCAATCTCTCGGTCACTTCATCCTTCCTACTATTTAAAGCATCAAGAAATGTTTCAAAGCTTGTATGCTTGGGTCTTTCAACTAATAAGCAATCACTTTCCAACTGACATATAGCACATAATCTTTTGTCAAACACCCTCACTCTCTTTGTGATTGAGAAAGACATTGATAACTCACCTTGCACAACACAAACTTATTCACAGATCGGTCACAAAACTCTTAACTCTACGAATCACGAAATATTTAGAATAGAGGCGGCACCACTGTTCACATCAACGCTTGATTCAATACTGACTTTACTGATTATTGTATAGTGAAATAGTAAATAGATTGAGACGGACAGGCAGATACATGCGCGGACACGAGTCGTCTAGACAAAACAAGAAATGTGGCACCTATTATATTTGTCAAAAACAAGACAAGAAACTTGTtgacaaaacaaaaaatgtggcgcctattaattgtttaaCTTAttcattcacttcaaattgacgATTCAGAAGtgatcaattcaataaataaacaaaatattcattctcgATTAGATATTCTACATATTCATCTTCTATTGATTGAGAATCACATTATTCAACCAATCTGGTTTAACATATGAGATGaactttgtaattttgaccataatttataaaatatgatgAGAACCATTGATTATTGAGGCttcagagttgaaaaatcgtgttcagcgaccaaaaatacataattttacgttcctgaaatacataatttggatGCATAGACTaataggagcgatgcgataggtAGGCCGCTACGCGCACTGGTCATAGGGGTGGCCCGCGCTGCAGTGTAACAGTGCTACTAATCCCCCTCCCACAGCCGCATCTATggtcgtaacccccaaactatatacatcattggattcagaaagaaacggcctacaacgtttattgagaaCTTTTTCTCTCAGTCGGCTAACGACTGAAATATTCGGACTATATTTTAAGTCCTCAGATTTTCTTGAGCAGAAACGgaacaaatttgataaaaatgttcatagaaacatacatttttctacTGACAAATGTACATGACTATCACTACTGACGAATGTacataaatttttctatttacGAATGTTCTGATAATATAGGTAAGGTACAAGCCTTACCTAAAGCTTTTCcagttattttttatagttagtACATTCCAAATAATGAAGAAGAGTAACAACAATGCTCTAGAAACATAAGGTTGATATCATATTTTAATATGgcatattgattattattctaatacCATGTTTCAAATAGCTGTGTTCAATTGAACAAACGCGTAATCGGTATTGcttaaaatttgtttttttcagaCGTCGAACACAATTCACTGGATTGCCTACGAGTTGGGAAGAAATGTTGAAGTACAGAATAAACTCGCTGAAAACACCAACAACGCATCACTTGTGCGAGGCATTGTTCGCGAAACTCTGCGCCTCTACCCAGCCGCCATTTTCATTGCTCGATCACTTTCCGATGACGCAATCATCGGCGGATATCGTGTACCTGCTAAGGTAAGGTGGTTCAATCAAGTTAGTGAATTAAAAACGTGAATACAATGAAGATAacatgtaaaaaatatatagaataaataaaacacaaaataaattcaGTTAATTATCTAATAATGACTTCAAgagcgatttttatttcaatctgcTGAGTAGCGGATACACCCACCAATTGATACAATAGAGTGGCACCACAGAGATATGGGAACTTTTTatataataggcctactcatgAAAATAAGAGGAGTGGAAATTTTCAACGTTTAATGATTCAGACATGAAAGGAGATTCTCTCTATTAATCCACCTGTGACAAACTTACACAAAACGTGCACTTATTCATGAGATAACTCATCACATATTTTGTAAAtggattgatattttattatttcagttgGATAAAAATCGCGTTCCTTGTTTTTGACGCAAATCACATTTTGATTGTGTATCGACTTATATAATGCAATACAGTTATAATGCATGTCTTATAATTATAATGCAGTACAAGTATTCTGTATTGACtataatagatattatatttaatttcagTTAGCTAGAAATCTTTGTCTTATACTTTTGATACAATTGACATTATTCATTCTATACCGTCTTATAAAATGCACTACAATTACAAGGAAGTGAGATTGGGTATTATGGCGACACAGAACATCCgaaagaatctctgtgtaaataaaatctacaataatatataaattcacaacatgggaaaatactattacacaataaaatgcaatgccaactgagtatttgcatctcgagatactaaacctgtttgagatggtaatataaaattgattaaaaaactAGCGCTAAAATGTAGTTACTGAGGCCGACAGTCGCATATGAAGTGACACAAATTACATAAGAGTatcgatgatttatcaattttagcttCGAAGTATATTGtgcaatattatgatatacaagTCTATAAGGCTACATGAGAATTCTAAAAAAGGTATCtatattctcacattccattACGAATCTCTTGACATATCTCAAAAACCTTGATCGTATATTGCACTGCCTTATCTCCAAGGGCAGCAGGTTGTAGAACTTTTGAgctaaataagaaaaaaatttcatgaaGTCACTTTTATTTGGTTTAGGTATACAAGCTTCgtatttattactattataagtacaataatacttataattaaaattataagtACAATATTACTATTAAAAACGATTATGTAAATATGTAGTAAAGTTAATGATGAATGTGATTTCCAGACATGGCTGGTGATGTCCTCCTACACCAGTGGACGTAACCAAGAATATTTTCCAAACCCAGATGAGTTTTGGCCTGAACGATGGCTGAAGGATGAGACGAAGCCGTCTGGGTACACCGGTGTCCTGGATGCGTCGGCCTCTACGCCCTACGGAATGGGATTGAGAAGTTGTATTGGCAGACGAATGAGTGAAGCTCTCATGACCTTGTTTGTCAAAAAGGTATGTCCTCCTGTCAATATAATACGTCAATTTCATCTCTTGTTTCTGCTTCAAGGACTGATTGTATTGAGTATATCTGTTGGAAGAACTTATACTGTTATAACAGCAGTTGAATATAAAAACGATGATGAAAAGTTGTATTGACAGACGAATGAGTAAAGCTTTCTACcttatttgttaaaaaagtaTAGCCTCCTGACAATATGTCCATTTAATTTCTTGTGCCGTATCTGCTTCAAGGACGGAATGTATTGTGTATCTGTTGAAAGAATATTctgttgaatgaattaatactgttataaaaacaGTTGCCTATAAAAACATTCTGTTtggtggggggaggggggagtcccttgcgggaaggtcccacctctcCTGGTTTTATAACTAATACTGTTATATATTCAAAGTTGGTGGTAGTATTAACCACCAAAAGTTAATTTAACattgtttattttcttcattcacacttgaaaatgactaGAGTTCGAAGCATGtagtatttgaatgaatattgagaCGGTactatgatatttaatttactATACTTTAatatattatctttattatatACTTTATATAAGCTTAATATTATACAATGTGATCTCTGAATAAAAGGTATAATGTGCAAGTAATGTTGTAGAAGTGTAATTCAATTCTAAAGAATCACTAGTAATTCTttgtagaagaaatatttccgTCTGGAGTATCATAATTGACTGTTCCATCTTTATTAATGGACGAGGATCTTATTGGAAATCTCCATTTGGATTGGCAAGAATATTATTCTAGATTGGGAGAAGATACCTACAGTATTCTGAATATTTCTGAGCTAAAAGTTCCAGGTAGTAGGCAtttgcctatagtgaggttcactttaTGCTGTTccttataaatatttgaaatgcttctcatttaaccaatgctgatagTTTAAAAGTTAACCTTATTATagtcttcaatgtttgattccattacgaactgcttatCATTACTtcatacctgactgctatgtcgtaattagttgttcaaaagtgCTTACTATAGTACTATGAACGCTCTTATCATGAAATAAATCTTCATTATTTGTTTATGTATTTCAGGTAGAGAATCACTTATTAATACTTTTGTGTTTTTCAGATTGTAACCAATTTCCATCTTGTATCAACCTGCGAAACTGATATTATTCTGAGACTGGTTCCTGTTCCGAAAACTCCGGTGCGACTTCTATTGACCGAAAGAAAGTAATGCAAGTCATAttcgatatttttatttcaggtTTTActgtatcattattttattattcacctTATTATTTTACATAAGTTTTATTGTAGATTACGGGTTTTATTTTGATATAGGATCCAAATAAGAAGTTTTATTCTCAGGTCTTAATAagttacatttttttctatggtATATTTTCTGGTGCTAGAGACCGTACTAAATGGTTGAAAAAGAAAAGATATGGTGCTACAAGTTGAAATCAAAGTCTTTGAAATTTGTACCAAACTTTTTTCCATAACTCTTATGAAAGAATTCGACTACATAATTTGTTACCGTATTCAGCGCCGATAAACGACTGAAACAGATTTTATAGATTAATAATGGAAATcaagatgaaaaatatatgtGCGATAGTTATATTATTCACGTCTGACATCTCAAGATAAACTATTAAATATGGATAAATTTGTCCAtgcatattttttattctgatattATACTTcaatgactgattattgtaaacCGAACTTTCTTGACTGAAAAATGAACGATCCATTCAGGGATTTTCCTTCTCATTAGTactgataaataatataagtagATTTCTGTGTTAGATATTAGAAACTGATTAGCAGAAGTGAAATGCCTCCAACAATACTGTAACGCTATGATTATTCTACGTACTTACTCACCATTTTCAATTATACTGGTTGATCTCTTATTGTTATCCTAGTCTCTTAGAAAATTTTCAGAAGAATGTATCTTCAAATTGTATCAGGATGACCAAATATGTAGTGACTGAGCCTGCAATCtgatcataaaaatatttgtcTCACAATATTATACTGAGGTGTATTAATCTATAATGTTATCACATCGTACAGTAAGCTTCATCAATATAAGCATTGAGACATAGAAAATATTTGCTTCCTTTTTATAGTGAATAaagtataatttaatgaatcaTAGCAAACCTTTTCAAGACTTGACCGATTTCAAAAGCTTTTTCACATCTACCTCGATTACAAATATCTCAACTATtcaaagaagaaataatattcaCATAGATAAATACATACTTCATAAGCCTTATTAGTAGTAGGAAGCATAAACATATACGATTGGTAGTTTTAGGTTTTTCGTCATGTTTTATCTCGACTGGTACTGTACTGTACATTTGAATGCCATGACAAACTCAATAGCTTTTAAATGTTAATTCATCACCTTTTTTATAGATAAAAggcaaaataatatttttgtaacttgtaggtattttaa
This genomic interval carries:
- the LOC111064359 gene encoding cytochrome P450 315a1, mitochondrial, whose protein sequence is MAPLEKIFFVLQWILRMILTFLKSTLGKLIDIDRRTDEPPSPMGLPVVGTLFSLIAAGGGEYLHLYIDKRHTQLGKIFKEAIGPVDAVFVSDPKLIKTIYSLEGKHPKHFLPEPWVLYNEKYGSKRGLYFMDDEEWRLHRRILNESLLRSDPNAGLEDVHDHILSKFINDWQKHINNEFTVDEHCFYKLSISFFVASMMGSTYLDYEKLFQEDIEELASFIHLIFVESCNLQLLPAKLSAFLNLPAWRRFVDYVKSALDLGKVLTETMMEKCDENSFLAKLMNEDIPKDNVVRVVVDLILGGSDTTSNTIHWIAYELGRNVEVQNKLAENTNNASLVRGIVRETLRLYPAAIFIARSLSDDAIIGGYRVPAKTWLVMSSYTSGRNQEYFPNPDEFWPERWLKDETKPSGYTGVLDASASTPYGMGLRSCIGRRMSEALMTLFVKKIVTNFHLVSTCETDIILRLVPVPKTPVRLLLTERK